From one Coffea eugenioides isolate CCC68of chromosome 11, Ceug_1.0, whole genome shotgun sequence genomic stretch:
- the LOC113753882 gene encoding protein IQ-DOMAIN 31-like isoform X4 has protein sequence MGKSPGKWIKSVLFGKKSSKSNLSKGKDITKSSTEKASLVSDKEPPSKLAVEPFSISEPVPCPSATTGKGPEPEKEEAPRLPSIGLILSSPKLDGDAQTATDVDPPQDSERMRLDQAATKAQAAFRGYLARRAFRALDGIIRLQAFIRGHLVRRQAVSTLQYVQSIVKLQAFVRGQIVRCSDIGIKVRAKSTVEEKDAKYLEPSENTYNQAEELLKNGFVAELLSLSASAMPISLQCGVEEPDSAWHWLLRWTSIRIWEPKSELKKIAGSKHRRAEIGQTRAKRGTGRLHSGTVHISSSHSMTESDKQKSNPTRTSNHSTNSAQCYPQNEVEKVKRNLKKISDSQRDASIEKEVDTEKQGLTHGNGSNQPAHELSEHSTDTQSDKLQADLEGDVLKQTDQATSADLPDRHDTVDELCDCPVSNTDGQPKIFGEENENILVVDKNFKDDLSGDENHKVSKRRASLPPMHDDQDAAVPSVIKSKDDQNGNENYKFNKRRASLPAKHDEQDVGITNETKVPSYMAATESAKAKARGQVSPRFGQDAYEKNGLPRRYSLPSSTNVKLTSSPRVQSLVQGKLIQAEWKR, from the exons ATGGGAAAATCTCCTGGAAAATGGATCAAATCTGTTCTATTTGGGAAGAAGTCATCCAAATCCAATTTGTCCAAAGGAAAAGACATTACA AAATCTTCAACTGAAAAAGCATCACTTGTTTCGGACAAGGAACCACCTTCCAAATTAGCCGTGGAGCCATTTTCAATTTCTGAACCGGTTCCTTGTCCTAGTGCCACCACTGGCAAAGGCCCAGAACCTGAAAAGGAAGAGGCTCCGAGGTTGCCAAGCATTGGTTTGATTTTGTCTTCACCAAAGCTAGATGGAGATGCACAAACAGCCACAGATGTTGATCCACCTCAAGATTCTGAGAGAATGAGGCTTGACCAAGCTGCTACAAAGGCACAAGCTGCTTTTAGGGGTTACTTG GCTCGCCGGGCATTTCGAGCACTTGATGGCATCATAAGGCTACAAGCATTTATTCGTGGTCACTTAGTCAGGAGGCAGGCTGTTTCCACATTGCAGTATGTACAGAGCATTGTTAAGTTACAAGCTTTTGTTCGAGGCCAGATTGTTAGATGTTCTGATATTGGCATTAAAGTGCGCGCTAAGTCAACTGTGGAAGAAAAG GATGCCAAATATTTGGAACCGAGTGAAAACACATATAATCAAGCAGAAGAATTGTTGAAGAATGGTTTTGTTGCTGAG CTACTCTCTCTGTCAGCCTCTGCGATGCCTATAAGTCTACAATGTGGTGTGGAGGAACCAGATTCAGCATGGCATTGGCTTCTTCGGTGGACATCAATACGCATATGGGAACCAAAATCTGAGCTGAAAAAGATTGCTGGTTCAAAGCATCGGAGAGCTGAAATAGGGCAAACCAGGGCAAAGCGCGGTACAGGGAGATTGCACTCTGGCACAGTTCACATTAGCTCAAGTCATAGTATGACTGAGTCAGATAAACAAAAAAGCAATCCAACGAggacttcaaatcactccaccaattCTGCTCAGTGTTATCCTCAGAATGAGGTTGAGAAGGTTAAGCGTAAtctgaagaaaatttctgactCCCAAAGAGATGCTTCCATCGAGAAAGAGGTTGATACTGAGAAACAAGGACTAACTCATGGAAATGGATCGAATCAACCAGCTCATGAGCTATCAGAACACAGTACTGATACTCAATCTGATAAACTGCAAGCAGACTTGGAAGGGGATGTACTGAAACAAACTGATCAGGCAACATCTGCAGATCTTCCAGATAGGCATGACACAGTTGATGAGTTATGTGATTGTCCTGTATCTAACACTGATGGGCAACCTAAAATTTTTGGTGAGGAAAATGAGAATATTCTGGTTGTGGATAAGAATTTTAAGGATGATCTATCTGGCGATGAGAACCATAAAGTTAGCAAGAGAAGAGCTTCTTTACCTCCAATGCATGACGATCAAGATGCAGCTGTCCCTAGTGTCATAAAGTCTAAGGATGATCAAAATGGCAATGAGAACTACAAGTTTAACAAGAGAAGAGCTTCTTTACCCGCAAAGCATGATGAACAAGATGTAGGCATAACTAATGAAACAAAGGTCCCCAGTTACATGGCAGCAACTGAGTCTGCCAAGGCTAAGGCACGAGGTCAAGTCTCGCCGAGGTTTGGACAAGATGCATACGAGAAGAATGGTCTACCTAGGCGCTACTCGTTGCCTTCTTCTACCAATGTGAAGCTGACTTCATCTCCACGAGTACAGAGTCTTGTTCAAG GTAAGTTGATTCAAGCAGAATGGAAGAGGTAA
- the LOC113753882 gene encoding protein IQ-DOMAIN 31-like isoform X3 — MGKSPGKWIKSVLFGKKSSKSNLSKGKDITKSSTEKASLVSDKEPPSKLAVEPFSISEPVPCPSATTGKGPEPEKEEAPRLPSIGLILSSPKLDGDAQTATDVDPPQDSERMRLDQAATKAQAAFRGYLARRAFRALDGIIRLQAFIRGHLVRRQAVSTLQYVQSIVKLQAFVRGQIVRCSDIGIKVRAKSTVEEKDAKYLEPSENTYNQAEELLKNGFVAELLSLSASAMPISLQCGVEEPDSAWHWLLRWTSIRIWEPKSELKKIAGSKHRRAEIGQTRAKRGTGRLHSGTVHISSSHSMTESDKQKSNPTRTSNHSTNSAQCYPQNEVEKVKRNLKKISDSQRDASIEKEVDTEKQGLTHGNGSNQPAHELSEHSTDTQSDKLQADLEGDVLKQTDQATSADLPDRHDTVDELCDCPVSNTDGQPKIFGEENENILVVDKNFKDDLSGDENHKVSKRRASLPPMHDDQDAAVPSVIKSKDDQNGNENYKFNKRRASLPAKHDEQDVGITNETKVPSYMAATESAKAKARGQVSPRFGQDAYEKNGLPRRYSLPSSTNVKLTSSPRVQSLVQVSGKLIQAEWKR; from the exons ATGGGAAAATCTCCTGGAAAATGGATCAAATCTGTTCTATTTGGGAAGAAGTCATCCAAATCCAATTTGTCCAAAGGAAAAGACATTACA AAATCTTCAACTGAAAAAGCATCACTTGTTTCGGACAAGGAACCACCTTCCAAATTAGCCGTGGAGCCATTTTCAATTTCTGAACCGGTTCCTTGTCCTAGTGCCACCACTGGCAAAGGCCCAGAACCTGAAAAGGAAGAGGCTCCGAGGTTGCCAAGCATTGGTTTGATTTTGTCTTCACCAAAGCTAGATGGAGATGCACAAACAGCCACAGATGTTGATCCACCTCAAGATTCTGAGAGAATGAGGCTTGACCAAGCTGCTACAAAGGCACAAGCTGCTTTTAGGGGTTACTTG GCTCGCCGGGCATTTCGAGCACTTGATGGCATCATAAGGCTACAAGCATTTATTCGTGGTCACTTAGTCAGGAGGCAGGCTGTTTCCACATTGCAGTATGTACAGAGCATTGTTAAGTTACAAGCTTTTGTTCGAGGCCAGATTGTTAGATGTTCTGATATTGGCATTAAAGTGCGCGCTAAGTCAACTGTGGAAGAAAAG GATGCCAAATATTTGGAACCGAGTGAAAACACATATAATCAAGCAGAAGAATTGTTGAAGAATGGTTTTGTTGCTGAG CTACTCTCTCTGTCAGCCTCTGCGATGCCTATAAGTCTACAATGTGGTGTGGAGGAACCAGATTCAGCATGGCATTGGCTTCTTCGGTGGACATCAATACGCATATGGGAACCAAAATCTGAGCTGAAAAAGATTGCTGGTTCAAAGCATCGGAGAGCTGAAATAGGGCAAACCAGGGCAAAGCGCGGTACAGGGAGATTGCACTCTGGCACAGTTCACATTAGCTCAAGTCATAGTATGACTGAGTCAGATAAACAAAAAAGCAATCCAACGAggacttcaaatcactccaccaattCTGCTCAGTGTTATCCTCAGAATGAGGTTGAGAAGGTTAAGCGTAAtctgaagaaaatttctgactCCCAAAGAGATGCTTCCATCGAGAAAGAGGTTGATACTGAGAAACAAGGACTAACTCATGGAAATGGATCGAATCAACCAGCTCATGAGCTATCAGAACACAGTACTGATACTCAATCTGATAAACTGCAAGCAGACTTGGAAGGGGATGTACTGAAACAAACTGATCAGGCAACATCTGCAGATCTTCCAGATAGGCATGACACAGTTGATGAGTTATGTGATTGTCCTGTATCTAACACTGATGGGCAACCTAAAATTTTTGGTGAGGAAAATGAGAATATTCTGGTTGTGGATAAGAATTTTAAGGATGATCTATCTGGCGATGAGAACCATAAAGTTAGCAAGAGAAGAGCTTCTTTACCTCCAATGCATGACGATCAAGATGCAGCTGTCCCTAGTGTCATAAAGTCTAAGGATGATCAAAATGGCAATGAGAACTACAAGTTTAACAAGAGAAGAGCTTCTTTACCCGCAAAGCATGATGAACAAGATGTAGGCATAACTAATGAAACAAAGGTCCCCAGTTACATGGCAGCAACTGAGTCTGCCAAGGCTAAGGCACGAGGTCAAGTCTCGCCGAGGTTTGGACAAGATGCATACGAGAAGAATGGTCTACCTAGGCGCTACTCGTTGCCTTCTTCTACCAATGTGAAGCTGACTTCATCTCCACGAGTACAGAGTCTTGTTCAAG TTTCAGGTAAGTTGATTCAAGCAGAATGGAAGAGGTAA
- the LOC113753264 gene encoding SNF1-related protein kinase regulatory subunit gamma-1-like, translating into MAQASKGPKSTSYDAYFENVQSRKMLPQSLQETLTAAFARIPVSSFPEVPGGKVIEIPADTSIGDAVRVLSESNIMSAPVRNPDIEYTTDWRETYLGIIDYAAIVLWVLETAGVAAAALSAGSAAATGVGAGAAGTLGAIALGATGPAAIAGLTVAAVGAAVAGGLSAEKGMAKDAPTAADKLGEDFYKVILQEEPFKSTTVKSILKSYRWAPFIPVATDSSMLSVLLLLSKYRLRNVPVIETGNSSIRNFITQSAVIHGLERCKGRDWFDCISANPISKLGLPFMTPDEVVSVQSDELILEAFKKMKDNQIGGLPVVEGPKKQIVGSVSIRDIRFLLLKPELFSSFRVLTVKDFMNTIASAIPHTGKVIRPLTCKPDETLGSVIHALASNSVHRIYVVGDDNGVTGVITLRDVISCFIFEPPNFFDNYFGFAAQEMLGY; encoded by the exons ATGGCACAAGCATCAAAAGGCCCAAAATCTACAAGTTACGATGCTTACTTTGAGAATGTCCAAAGCAGAAAAATGTTACCTCAATCGTTACAGGAGACTCTAACGGCTGCATTTGCAAGAATTCCAGTTTCATCTTTTCCAGAAGTTCCTGGCGGCAAAG TGATTGAGATCCCAGCAGACACATCTATTGGAGATGCTGTGAGAGTTTTATCAGAAAGCAACATCATGTCAGCTCCTGTGAGAAACCCTGATATTGAATATACAACAGATTGGAGAGAAACATACTTGGGAATCATAGATTACGCCGCCATTGTGCTTTGGGTGCTAGAGACAGCAGGAGTTGCAGCAGCTGCCTTATCAGCTGGTTCTGCAGCTGCTACCGGGGTAGGTGCTGGTGCTGCAGGCACACTTGGAGCAATAGCACTAGGTGCAACTGGTCCTGCTGCAATTGCAGGCCTAACTGTTGCTGCTGTTGGAGCAGCTGTTGCAGGTGGTCTGAGTGCAGAGAAAGGGATGGCAAAAGATGCTCCCACTGCAGCTGATAAGTTGGGCGAGGATTTCTACAAAGTTATCCTTCAAGAAGAACCATTCAAGTCAACCACA GTGAAATCCATCCTGAAATCTTATCGCTGGGCACCTTTCATTCCTGTTGCAACAGATAGTTCAATGTTGAGTGTCTTGTTGCTTCTCTCAAAGTACAGGCTGAGAAACGTACCTGTTATTGAAACAGGAAATTCATCCATCAGAAACTTCATAACTCAATCTGCTGTAATCCATGGTCTAGAGAGATGCAAGGGAAGGGATTGGTTTGACTGCATATCCGCAAATCCAATATCTAAGTTGGGACTTCCTTTCATGACACCAGATGAG GTTGTTAGCGTCCAAAGTGATGAACTGATTCTAGAAGCATTTAAAAAGATGAAAGATAACCAAATTGGTGGACTTCCTGTTGTTGAGGGACCAAAAAAGCAGATCGTTGGCAGTGTGAGCATAAGAGACATCAGATTCTTGTTGCTTAAGCCTGAACTTTTCTCCAGTTTCAg GGTGCTCACTGTGAAGGATTTCATGAACACCATTGCTTCAGCAATCCCTCATACAGGCAAGGTCATCAGGCCGTTAACATGCAAGCCTGATGAAACTCTTGGCAGTGTGATACATGCGCTTGCTTCCAACTCAGTCCACAGGATCTATGTGGTAGGTGACGACAATGGAGTCACTGGTGTAATCACACTGAGAGATGTGATCTCTTGCTTTATCTTTGAACCGCCAAACTTCTTCGATAACTACTTCGGATTTGCGGCACAAGAAATGTTGGGCTATTGA
- the LOC113751158 gene encoding uncharacterized protein LOC113751158, translating to MLLTINNNGRKRDIAVAVQKSGFAWALDRNNGDIVWSIRAGPGSNQGGGIWGAATDGKRVYTNIANGDRLPFTLAPSTRTTTAGGWVALDANTGQILWSTANPSNEISPGPVTIVNGVLFAGSTAPNGPFYAMDANTGDIVWTYNTGATIYGGASASYGCVFIGNGYSVGLAKFHPTWTSGNSVFAFCAYA from the exons ATGCTTCTTACTATAAATAATAATGGAAGGAAGCGTGACATTGCAGTGGCAGTGCAGAAGAGTGGCTTTGCATGGGCGCTTGATCGCAATAATGGTGACATAGTTTGGTCTATA CGGGCAGGACCAGGAAGTAACCAAGGAGGAGGAATATGGGGTGCCGCAACAGATGGAAAAAGGGTGTACACAAACATTGCAAATGGTGATCGACTACCTTTCACCCTGGCACCATCTACTCGAACCACAACAGCCGGTGGATGGGTGGCTTTGGATGCAAACACGGGCCAAATCCTTTGGTCCACCGCGAACCCCAGTAATGAGATTTCTCCAGGGCCTGTGACGATTGTCAACGGAGTCCTTTTTGCAGGTTCTACTGCTCCTAATGGTCCATTTTATGCTATGGATGCCAATACTGGGGATATAGTGTGGACATATAACACTGGTGCTACAATTTATGGAGGGGCTTCGGCTAGCTATGGCTgcgtcttcataggaaatggaTACTCAGTTGGGTTGGCAAAATTCCACCCAACCTGGACCAGCGGAAATTCAGTTTTTGCATTCTGTGCTTACGCCTGA
- the LOC113752654 gene encoding uncharacterized protein LOC113752654: MAFADSCVRANRNFALPFLTLCLIVLVDNAAAEWLNHGGDLTNTRNAVQEVLINPISVRNLRLKWRFIAGFDISATPAVANGVVYFPSWNGFLYAVRADNGALIWKQNLGTLTGLPPVGAIVNVTVSRSTPTVAGDLLICGVYGPAVVVAVRRLTGELVWLTRLDPRPLAQITASGTFYSGAYYVGVSSLEELLPAQQCCTFRGSMVKLDARTGTILWQTYTIPDNGGKLGGYSGAAIWGSSPAIDTLRGLVYVGTGNLYIAPAEFLITPIVHLDLT, translated from the exons ATGGCATTTGCAGATTCCTGTGTGAGAGCAAACAGAAACTTTGCTCTCCCATTCCTGACATTATGTTTGATTGTTCTCGTGGATAACGCAGCCGCGGAA TGGTTGAACCATGGAGGCGACTTAACAAATACAAGGAATGCCGTACAAGAAGTGCTGATCAATCCAATCAGTGTTAGGAACTTGAGGCTGAAATGGAGATTTATAGCCGGCTTTGATATATCAGCCACCCCTGCCGTGGCCAATGGAGTTGTGTACTTCCCATCATGGAATGGATTTCTGTATGCCGTGCGCGCGGACAATGGAGCTCTCATTTGGAAACAAAACCTTGGAACCTTAACTGGGCTGCCTCCAGTTGGGGCAATAGTGAACGTTACGGTGTCAAGATCCACCCCAACTGTCGCTGGTGATCTTCTCATCTGTGGAGTTTATGGACCTGCGGTGGTGGTTGCCGTCAGGCGATTAACCGGAGAGCTGGTATGGTTGACTCGCCTTGATCCCCGGCCTCTAGCTCAAATTACTGCATCAGGAACATTTTACTCGGG gGCATATTACGTGGGAGTATCCTCACTAGAAGAGCTTCTACCAGCCCAACAATGCTGCACATTCCGCGGAAGCATGGTTAAGCTGGATGCCCGTACAGGCACAATTTTGTGGCAAACCTATACAATTCCAGACAATGGTGGCAAATTGGGAGGCTATTCTGGAGCGGCTATTTGGGGAAGTAGCCCCGCGATTGACACTCTTAGAGGGCTGGTTTATGTAGGAACAGGCAATCTGTACATTGCTCCAGCAGAG TTCCTAATAACCCCAATTGTCCACCTGGACCTAACTTAG
- the LOC113753882 gene encoding protein IQ-DOMAIN 31-like isoform X2 yields the protein MGKSPGKWIKSVLFGKKSSKSNLSKGKDITKSSTEKASLVSDKEPPSKLAVEPFSISEPVPCPSATTGKGPEPEKEEAPRLPSIGLILSSPKLDGDAQTATDVDPPQDSERMRLDQAATKAQAAFRGYLARRAFRALDGIIRLQAFIRGHLVRRQAVSTLQYVQSIVKLQAFVRGQIVRCSDIGIKVRAKSTVEEKDAKYLEPSENTYNQAEELLKNGFVAELLSLSASAMPISLQCGVEEPDSAWHWLLRWTSIRIWEPKSELKKIAGSKHRRAEIGQTRAKRGTGRLHSGTVHISSSHSMTESDKQKSNPTRTSNHSTNSAQCYPQNEVEKVKRNLKKISDSQRDASIEKEVDTEKQGLTHGNGSNQPAHELSEHSTDTQSDKLQADLEGDVLKQTDQATSADLPDRHDTVDELCDCPVSNTDGQPKIFGEENENILVVDKNFKDDLSGDENHKVSKRRASLPPMHDDQDAAVPSVIKSKDDQNGNENYKFNKRRASLPAKHDEQDVGITNETKVPSYMAATESAKAKARGQVSPRFGQDAYEKNGLPRRYSLPSSTNVKLTSSPRVQSLVQGSGKGGIKIDRSLSSSRDGKLIQAEWKR from the exons ATGGGAAAATCTCCTGGAAAATGGATCAAATCTGTTCTATTTGGGAAGAAGTCATCCAAATCCAATTTGTCCAAAGGAAAAGACATTACA AAATCTTCAACTGAAAAAGCATCACTTGTTTCGGACAAGGAACCACCTTCCAAATTAGCCGTGGAGCCATTTTCAATTTCTGAACCGGTTCCTTGTCCTAGTGCCACCACTGGCAAAGGCCCAGAACCTGAAAAGGAAGAGGCTCCGAGGTTGCCAAGCATTGGTTTGATTTTGTCTTCACCAAAGCTAGATGGAGATGCACAAACAGCCACAGATGTTGATCCACCTCAAGATTCTGAGAGAATGAGGCTTGACCAAGCTGCTACAAAGGCACAAGCTGCTTTTAGGGGTTACTTG GCTCGCCGGGCATTTCGAGCACTTGATGGCATCATAAGGCTACAAGCATTTATTCGTGGTCACTTAGTCAGGAGGCAGGCTGTTTCCACATTGCAGTATGTACAGAGCATTGTTAAGTTACAAGCTTTTGTTCGAGGCCAGATTGTTAGATGTTCTGATATTGGCATTAAAGTGCGCGCTAAGTCAACTGTGGAAGAAAAG GATGCCAAATATTTGGAACCGAGTGAAAACACATATAATCAAGCAGAAGAATTGTTGAAGAATGGTTTTGTTGCTGAG CTACTCTCTCTGTCAGCCTCTGCGATGCCTATAAGTCTACAATGTGGTGTGGAGGAACCAGATTCAGCATGGCATTGGCTTCTTCGGTGGACATCAATACGCATATGGGAACCAAAATCTGAGCTGAAAAAGATTGCTGGTTCAAAGCATCGGAGAGCTGAAATAGGGCAAACCAGGGCAAAGCGCGGTACAGGGAGATTGCACTCTGGCACAGTTCACATTAGCTCAAGTCATAGTATGACTGAGTCAGATAAACAAAAAAGCAATCCAACGAggacttcaaatcactccaccaattCTGCTCAGTGTTATCCTCAGAATGAGGTTGAGAAGGTTAAGCGTAAtctgaagaaaatttctgactCCCAAAGAGATGCTTCCATCGAGAAAGAGGTTGATACTGAGAAACAAGGACTAACTCATGGAAATGGATCGAATCAACCAGCTCATGAGCTATCAGAACACAGTACTGATACTCAATCTGATAAACTGCAAGCAGACTTGGAAGGGGATGTACTGAAACAAACTGATCAGGCAACATCTGCAGATCTTCCAGATAGGCATGACACAGTTGATGAGTTATGTGATTGTCCTGTATCTAACACTGATGGGCAACCTAAAATTTTTGGTGAGGAAAATGAGAATATTCTGGTTGTGGATAAGAATTTTAAGGATGATCTATCTGGCGATGAGAACCATAAAGTTAGCAAGAGAAGAGCTTCTTTACCTCCAATGCATGACGATCAAGATGCAGCTGTCCCTAGTGTCATAAAGTCTAAGGATGATCAAAATGGCAATGAGAACTACAAGTTTAACAAGAGAAGAGCTTCTTTACCCGCAAAGCATGATGAACAAGATGTAGGCATAACTAATGAAACAAAGGTCCCCAGTTACATGGCAGCAACTGAGTCTGCCAAGGCTAAGGCACGAGGTCAAGTCTCGCCGAGGTTTGGACAAGATGCATACGAGAAGAATGGTCTACCTAGGCGCTACTCGTTGCCTTCTTCTACCAATGTGAAGCTGACTTCATCTCCACGAGTACAGAGTCTTGTTCAAGGTAGTGGAAAAGGAGGAATCAAAATTGACAGATCTCTTTCATCTTCCAGAGATG GTAAGTTGATTCAAGCAGAATGGAAGAGGTAA
- the LOC113753882 gene encoding protein IQ-DOMAIN 31-like isoform X1 produces MGKSPGKWIKSVLFGKKSSKSNLSKGKDITKSSTEKASLVSDKEPPSKLAVEPFSISEPVPCPSATTGKGPEPEKEEAPRLPSIGLILSSPKLDGDAQTATDVDPPQDSERMRLDQAATKAQAAFRGYLARRAFRALDGIIRLQAFIRGHLVRRQAVSTLQYVQSIVKLQAFVRGQIVRCSDIGIKVRAKSTVEEKDAKYLEPSENTYNQAEELLKNGFVAELLSLSASAMPISLQCGVEEPDSAWHWLLRWTSIRIWEPKSELKKIAGSKHRRAEIGQTRAKRGTGRLHSGTVHISSSHSMTESDKQKSNPTRTSNHSTNSAQCYPQNEVEKVKRNLKKISDSQRDASIEKEVDTEKQGLTHGNGSNQPAHELSEHSTDTQSDKLQADLEGDVLKQTDQATSADLPDRHDTVDELCDCPVSNTDGQPKIFGEENENILVVDKNFKDDLSGDENHKVSKRRASLPPMHDDQDAAVPSVIKSKDDQNGNENYKFNKRRASLPAKHDEQDVGITNETKVPSYMAATESAKAKARGQVSPRFGQDAYEKNGLPRRYSLPSSTNVKLTSSPRVQSLVQGSGKGGIKIDRSLSSSRDVSGKLIQAEWKR; encoded by the exons ATGGGAAAATCTCCTGGAAAATGGATCAAATCTGTTCTATTTGGGAAGAAGTCATCCAAATCCAATTTGTCCAAAGGAAAAGACATTACA AAATCTTCAACTGAAAAAGCATCACTTGTTTCGGACAAGGAACCACCTTCCAAATTAGCCGTGGAGCCATTTTCAATTTCTGAACCGGTTCCTTGTCCTAGTGCCACCACTGGCAAAGGCCCAGAACCTGAAAAGGAAGAGGCTCCGAGGTTGCCAAGCATTGGTTTGATTTTGTCTTCACCAAAGCTAGATGGAGATGCACAAACAGCCACAGATGTTGATCCACCTCAAGATTCTGAGAGAATGAGGCTTGACCAAGCTGCTACAAAGGCACAAGCTGCTTTTAGGGGTTACTTG GCTCGCCGGGCATTTCGAGCACTTGATGGCATCATAAGGCTACAAGCATTTATTCGTGGTCACTTAGTCAGGAGGCAGGCTGTTTCCACATTGCAGTATGTACAGAGCATTGTTAAGTTACAAGCTTTTGTTCGAGGCCAGATTGTTAGATGTTCTGATATTGGCATTAAAGTGCGCGCTAAGTCAACTGTGGAAGAAAAG GATGCCAAATATTTGGAACCGAGTGAAAACACATATAATCAAGCAGAAGAATTGTTGAAGAATGGTTTTGTTGCTGAG CTACTCTCTCTGTCAGCCTCTGCGATGCCTATAAGTCTACAATGTGGTGTGGAGGAACCAGATTCAGCATGGCATTGGCTTCTTCGGTGGACATCAATACGCATATGGGAACCAAAATCTGAGCTGAAAAAGATTGCTGGTTCAAAGCATCGGAGAGCTGAAATAGGGCAAACCAGGGCAAAGCGCGGTACAGGGAGATTGCACTCTGGCACAGTTCACATTAGCTCAAGTCATAGTATGACTGAGTCAGATAAACAAAAAAGCAATCCAACGAggacttcaaatcactccaccaattCTGCTCAGTGTTATCCTCAGAATGAGGTTGAGAAGGTTAAGCGTAAtctgaagaaaatttctgactCCCAAAGAGATGCTTCCATCGAGAAAGAGGTTGATACTGAGAAACAAGGACTAACTCATGGAAATGGATCGAATCAACCAGCTCATGAGCTATCAGAACACAGTACTGATACTCAATCTGATAAACTGCAAGCAGACTTGGAAGGGGATGTACTGAAACAAACTGATCAGGCAACATCTGCAGATCTTCCAGATAGGCATGACACAGTTGATGAGTTATGTGATTGTCCTGTATCTAACACTGATGGGCAACCTAAAATTTTTGGTGAGGAAAATGAGAATATTCTGGTTGTGGATAAGAATTTTAAGGATGATCTATCTGGCGATGAGAACCATAAAGTTAGCAAGAGAAGAGCTTCTTTACCTCCAATGCATGACGATCAAGATGCAGCTGTCCCTAGTGTCATAAAGTCTAAGGATGATCAAAATGGCAATGAGAACTACAAGTTTAACAAGAGAAGAGCTTCTTTACCCGCAAAGCATGATGAACAAGATGTAGGCATAACTAATGAAACAAAGGTCCCCAGTTACATGGCAGCAACTGAGTCTGCCAAGGCTAAGGCACGAGGTCAAGTCTCGCCGAGGTTTGGACAAGATGCATACGAGAAGAATGGTCTACCTAGGCGCTACTCGTTGCCTTCTTCTACCAATGTGAAGCTGACTTCATCTCCACGAGTACAGAGTCTTGTTCAAGGTAGTGGAAAAGGAGGAATCAAAATTGACAGATCTCTTTCATCTTCCAGAGATG TTTCAGGTAAGTTGATTCAAGCAGAATGGAAGAGGTAA